One segment of Candidatus Nitrospira nitrosa DNA contains the following:
- a CDS encoding DUF2167 domain-containing protein, whose amino-acid sequence MTFMILRICLLSVVAVLGIGGPVWAQSTERSYAWQQGPLDAPLGEQATLTLSADYRFLGPQDTQRLLKEMGNFPSGAELGLVTGGSGDSEWFVVIRFIDAGYVEDGDASNWDADEMLTSIKEGTEEANAKRREMGMPTLNIRGWEEKPHYDKATNKVVWAISAEGGQGTTVNYNTLALGRHGYMSMNLVANLAQLPTLKPHAANLLSNLNFVQGKRYVDFDSTTDKVAAVGLAALVAGAAFKSGLFAKLLLLIIAFKKVILLAGVAVVGWVWKIVKGRSTPRPSA is encoded by the coding sequence ATGACATTCATGATTCTTCGCATCTGTCTGCTTAGCGTGGTTGCGGTACTGGGGATAGGGGGGCCCGTCTGGGCTCAGTCCACCGAACGTTCGTACGCGTGGCAACAGGGGCCGCTCGACGCGCCGCTTGGAGAACAAGCGACGCTCACGCTGTCGGCCGACTATCGGTTCTTGGGGCCACAGGATACTCAACGGTTGTTGAAAGAGATGGGGAATTTCCCCTCGGGTGCTGAGCTAGGACTGGTAACCGGGGGCTCAGGGGACAGTGAGTGGTTTGTCGTGATTCGATTCATTGATGCAGGGTATGTCGAGGATGGTGATGCCTCAAACTGGGACGCTGATGAGATGCTGACGTCCATTAAAGAAGGAACTGAAGAAGCCAATGCGAAACGGCGTGAGATGGGAATGCCGACCCTCAATATTCGTGGCTGGGAAGAGAAACCGCATTACGATAAGGCCACCAACAAAGTAGTGTGGGCCATTTCGGCCGAAGGTGGCCAAGGGACGACAGTCAATTACAATACCCTCGCCCTTGGCCGTCATGGATACATGAGTATGAATCTTGTAGCCAATTTGGCTCAGTTGCCTACACTCAAACCCCATGCGGCGAACCTCTTATCAAATCTGAACTTTGTGCAAGGCAAGCGGTACGTAGATTTCGACAGTACGACCGACAAGGTGGCGGCGGTTGGGTTGGCTGCACTCGTGGCCGGTGCCGCCTTTAAGTCTGGATTGTTTGCGAAGCTACTCTTGCTCATCATTGCATTCAAAAAGGTCATTCTTCTTGCGGGAGTGGCTGTGGTGGGTTGGGTGTGGAAGATCGTGAAGGGCCGCTCTACTCCAAGGCCATCGGCCTGA